The region GTTCTTCATACCCCATAACACTCATAGATCCCATAGTGTTTCCATGGTAAGCATGTTTTGCAGCTATAATTTCACTACGTCCAGTGGCACGTTTGGCTAATTTTAGAGCACCTTCAATAGCTTCTGTACCAGAATTTACAAGATAAGTTTGTTCTAAAGGTTCTGGTGTATGGTCTGCAATAAATTGAGCTAAAGCTACTGCCGGACCTTGTATGTATTCGCCATAAACCATTACGTGTAGGTATTGGTCTAATTGTGTTTTAATAGCATTGACAACTTTTGGGTGACAATGCCCTAAACTACAAGCCGAAACTCCTGCAACAAAATCTAAATATGCCTTGTTATCCGTATCGTAAATGTATGAACCTTTTGCTTGAGATATCTCCATGGCTAAAGGGAAAGGAGAAGTCTGTGCTTGATATTTAAAGAATTGGTCTTTCATCATATTAAGTTGCTTAATCGTTTGCTTCTTTTTGTAAAGTTGCTGGTTGTTTTACATTAGGCTTTAAATTTTGAATAGAATCTTTACTTGGAATATGTCTTGAGGCTTTACTTGGATTTTGAACATTTTTAGATTTATTAGTGTCTTCGGCTTTTTCGGCTCGATTTAATAATTCTTCATCAAAGAAATTGTCTTGGGGTATATAAGGCTCAAGGCCTTTTATTACAGGTAGATTTAATGGTGGATCATCTTTAAATAAATCTTCTACACTTTTAGGACGTTCTTCCTCGCGCCAGTCAAAACCTCTTAATTTTGTGGCATTGGCAGGGTATTTAGATTCTGGAAATAGCGTCCCATCTACTTGGTTAATCTTTTTTAATTCGATAATCTCATTTTCGCTAAAGAACATAGAGATGTTTGCAGATTTAGATTTTTCTATTCCTATTAACTCTTGTTTATCATTCCTTGCATAATATATAGACTCTGCATTTCTTATAATGTCTACTTGTTTTAATTGATTTTTGTCGTTAAATAAACCGTATAATCTTTGTCCTGCAATTTGATTAAATCCTTTGCCAATAGTGTCTTTACTTATTATAAATGCGTTTTCAAAGACAATAAGAGAGTCTAGTCGCTCTTCTTTTGCGTTGGATTTAATATGAATAGTATCTCCTGTCATTTGATTGCCTAGATTCCAAATTATAGGGCGTCGTTTAACTGCAAAATTGTCTTTAGGAGATAATTCTGAAAGGTTTATAAGTTGGGTTAAACCGGTTTGTTGGTCCATATGAATAGAATCTGCTTTACCACTCATATCAGATTTATACATTTTTACATTTCTAAAGGCTCGAGTTATTCGGTGTTCTGGTTTCCCTGTTACCATTAGTGTATCTCCATGGATGTATAGAGAATCGCGCTCTTGTACTGAAATAGCCAAGGCTCGTTTGGTAATGAAAACAGAGTCTTTTTCTCTAAAAACTTCTGCATAATGACCTTTAATTACACTATTATTTAGAGTGTCTGTAACGGTTATGTTATTTGTTGCAGAAGCAAAGCTTTTGCTTCTATCAAAGTACAAACTATCACCCTCTATTGTTCGGTTATCGTAATCTATTCTAGAGTTTTTTATAAAATAACCAATGTCGCTTTTGGTATCGTAAAAACCGCGTTCGCAATATATTTTAGAAGTTTCTCCAGTAATTGTACTGGGACCATACATGTAAGCTAGAGCATTTTCTGTGTAATAATCTAACTGTTCGGTATCTAATACATATTGTGGGTTAACTAGTTTTACTTTCTTTACAAATTGATATTTTTTTAGGTTCATGTAATAGCGCCCGATTGTACTCGTAATTGTTCCTGAAGAATCCCGAACTACAGTACCACCACTTTTATAAAAAGATTGTTGTTTTGCACGATCAAAATATAAGGTATCTGTAGTTAAAACAGAACTAGGTTCGGTTAAAACTACA is a window of Formosa sediminum DNA encoding:
- a CDS encoding OstA-like protein; the protein is MLNAQQQKRIKIEYSGFLTTSEAKYPGAKILTRDDSGQIHIIHEGVNMWCDQAIFYSNEDFIEAYGNVKMKQGDTINMDAKYVEYSGKTKLAFASGNVVLTEPSSVLTTDTLYFDRAKQQSFYKSGGTVVRDSSGTITSTIGRYYMNLKKYQFVKKVKLVNPQYVLDTEQLDYYTENALAYMYGPSTITGETSKIYCERGFYDTKSDIGYFIKNSRIDYDNRTIEGDSLYFDRSKSFASATNNITVTDTLNNSVIKGHYAEVFREKDSVFITKRALAISVQERDSLYIHGDTLMVTGKPEHRITRAFRNVKMYKSDMSGKADSIHMDQQTGLTQLINLSELSPKDNFAVKRRPIIWNLGNQMTGDTIHIKSNAKEERLDSLIVFENAFIISKDTIGKGFNQIAGQRLYGLFNDKNQLKQVDIIRNAESIYYARNDKQELIGIEKSKSANISMFFSENEIIELKKINQVDGTLFPESKYPANATKLRGFDWREEERPKSVEDLFKDDPPLNLPVIKGLEPYIPQDNFFDEELLNRAEKAEDTNKSKNVQNPSKASRHIPSKDSIQNLKPNVKQPATLQKEAND